The Phaeocystidibacter marisrubri genomic interval AAGTGTTGAGTGAGCGATGTGGCATGAGAAAATTGAAAATTGTAGGAAGGGTGTTTAAGCCATTCGTGGTATGTTCGGAGTGTTAGTGGAGAATGTAATCTTGAGCATTACCCTTAGTTACATCCTTAATCTGAGACTGGGGTTGGGCAATTCCCCAAGGGGCCAGCCCGCTGACCCCACTTTCAAATTAAACAAAATATAGTTGAAAGACGGATTCTCAACAGTCTAAATGAAGAAGTGGATAACTAGCCGTATTTAAACGTTTATCGTACAAGTACAATGCAGCGCTTTTGTACCTTGATGCTGGGGCAGCGGGAGCTGGCCCCGGGCAGGAGCACCCAACTAACTTCATTTCCATTACCGCCCATAATTCTCATTCTAAACCTTTCATCTTTATCCTAAGCCTTTCATCCTTAAGTTTTTAATCTCTTCCTTTCTCCTCCACCTTGCGCTTTACATTTACAACGTTGCTTCCCACTTTGTCTAGCTCTTCATTTCCCTTTTTAATTTTCGTCTAAGTCTTGTTCCCCAACGTTCATGAACATTTACGCTCCAATCTCTAGTGTTCCAATTCACAAACACTAACTAAGCTTCCATTCGCATGTAGTGACTCCTTACATTGTGCATTATCAGCGCATTTGCAACGGAGCCGAGGATTCAATTCCGGAAGGATAAAAGTTTATCAAGTCGAAATGAATCACGTGAACGATAAGCCAGAGAATACTTGAAGTGCAAGTGAAGTCTAGTAGAATGAAGAGAGTACATGGTCAGCCGCTCAATTATTCTAGGGCTTGACAAAGACGAATTTGTAGTACTTCATTACGTTGTTATACAGGAGGTAAGTTCCCGTCATTCCCGATGCAAACTGTTTGATATAGACCAAAGGGATAATTCGCAGTTTGATCAAAGTTTTTAGAAGCAATGGGTATTTCAAGGCAGATTTAGAGCCGCGATCAAAGGTCTTGACATTGGGCAGAATGTTCGGAGTAAGATCCACTTCACTTTCCAACTTCAGTGAGGTAGAATGAACGATGTTTCTCGCTTCAACCAAGCTTTGGTATTCATAGAGGGCAAACCCCCATGTATTGATTTTATAGGCTTCGAGGAATCTTTTATTGGTTAGATCTGCATCATCTGCTATGTAGCCGTCAAAGATGACAATCCGACCATTACTGTTGAGCATTCGAGAAGCCTTTTCAAGCACAGCTGTTAGATCGAGAGAGTGACACAGTGTTTCTACTGCAAAAATCAAATCGTATTTCTCGGAGTCAACTTCTAGCTGATCAAAGTCGGCACAACGGAAGTTTACATTGGACAAATCTTTGGAGCTCTTCTTCGCAAACTTGATACTTTGAGGAGTTAAATCAATCCCACTGAAATGTACATCTGGAAGAGATTGTGCGAGATGAGTGGTATTGAAGCCCATTCCACATCCTAACTCCAACACCTTGGAATAGCCGTGTTTTTCTATCTCAAGACGAACCGTTTCCGCTTGGTACTTGAGCTTATTGGCATGTGAATCTTTTTCAAATTCTATGGGAAGGTGCATGGCTCCCGCTGG includes:
- a CDS encoding class I SAM-dependent methyltransferase, with the translated sequence MTNDNIDQHINNLYKIVDKRTIFENLNSPRSVAEYYHKSAFLYKKFHSPAGAMHLPIEFEKDSHANKLKYQAETVRLEIEKHGYSKVLELGCGMGFNTTHLAQSLPDVHFSGIDLTPQSIKFAKKSSKDLSNVNFRCADFDQLEVDSEKYDLIFAVETLCHSLDLTAVLEKASRMLNSNGRIVIFDGYIADDADLTNKRFLEAYKINTWGFALYEYQSLVEARNIVHSTSLKLESEVDLTPNILPNVKTFDRGSKSALKYPLLLKTLIKLRIIPLVYIKQFASGMTGTYLLYNNVMKYYKFVFVKP